A stretch of the Notamacropus eugenii isolate mMacEug1 chromosome 2, mMacEug1.pri_v2, whole genome shotgun sequence genome encodes the following:
- the LOC140522479 gene encoding olfactory receptor 14I1-like: MGNLSIITEFLLMEFSSTREMQVLHALLFLLIYLASLIGNFLTTAAIITDSKLHGPMYFFLSNLSILDICTISVTLPKFIVNSLSGFQSLSLIGCAAQIYFFLFFGTTEFALLVVMFYDHFVAICHPLHYGIIMTPVRCVWAASGSWLSGLIYSAVHTGNMFHLPFSGSNVIHQFFCDIPHVLKVSASDVFNTEFVLIVASLCCFSFCFAFLIASYVRIFYNVLKIPSVEGRYKAISTCFPQLFIFMLFLISIMIAVLRDTSDTSPIQNLLIAMAYTTVPPFMNPIIYSLRNQNVTVAMSKMVRKMFFVSQKRNVCH, encoded by the coding sequence ATGGGCAACCTTTCAATCATCACAGAATTCCTCCTCATGGAGTTTTCCAGCACACGGGAGATGCAGGTCTTACATGCTCTGCTGTTCCTACTGATTTACCTGGCTTCCCTCATTGGCAATTTTCTCACCACTGCTGCAATTATTACTGACTCAAAGCTTCACGgtcctatgtatttttttctgagcAACTTATCTATACTGGATATCTGCACCATCTCAGTCACTCTTCCTAAATTCATTGTGAATTCCTTGTCTGGCTTTCAGTCCCTGTCTCTCATTGGCTGTGCTGCTCAgatctacttttttcttttctttggaacaacagaatttgctttgcttgtgGTCATGTTTTATGACCACTTTGTAGCTATCTGCCACCCCCTTCACTATGGTATCATCATGACACCAGTACGTTGTGTCTGGGCAGCATCTGGCTCATGGCTCAGTGGGCTTATTTATTCAGCTGTGCACACAGGTAACATGTTTCACCTGCCCTTTTCAGGATCCAACGTGATCCATCAGTTTTTCTGTGATATCCCTCACGTCTTGAAAGTCTCAGCCTCTGATGTGTTCAATACTGAATTTGTATTAATTGTAGCAAGtttgtgttgtttttctttctgctttgccTTTTTAATTGCATCCTATGTTCGCATTTTCTACAATGTGCTCAAAATTCCTTCTGTGGAAGGGCGCTACAAGGCCATTTCAACCTGCTTCCCTCAGTTGTTCATCTTTATGCTGTTTCTCATTTCTATAATGATTGCAGTCCTCAGGGACACATCAGACACATCACCTATCCAAAACCTTTTAATTGCAATGGCCTATACAACAGTGCCTCCATTTATGAACCCCATCATCTACAGCCTGAGGAACCAGAATGTTACAGTTGCTATGAGTAAAATGGTCAGGAagatgttttttgtttcccaaaaAAGAAATGTCTGTCATTGA